In Gossypium hirsutum isolate 1008001.06 chromosome D06, Gossypium_hirsutum_v2.1, whole genome shotgun sequence, one genomic interval encodes:
- the LOC107900222 gene encoding LOB domain-containing protein 12, with translation MGGNSPCASCKLLRRRCAKDCIFAPYFPSDDPHKFAIVHKVFGASNVSKMLQELPVQQRADAVSSLVYEANARVRDPVYGCVGAISFLQNQVSELQMQLAVAQAEILCIQMQHQVQDPMLQQLPNPTPTTVHGGATASQLLDDQLHYDKPFLLHNHHQFINSTTNVIHDQYSVKRETIFGDMVS, from the exons ATGGGTGGAAATTCACCATGCGCTTCCTGCAAGTTGCTTCGTCGCCGCTGTGCTAAGGACTGTATCTTTGCCCCGTACTTCCCTTCCGATGATCCTCACAAGTTTGCCATTGTTCACAAGGTTTTTGGTGCTAGCAATGTCAGCAAAATGCTTCAG GAGCTGCCAGTGCAGCAAAGGGCGGATGCAGTGAGCAGTTTGGTGTATGAAGCGAACGCAAGGGTGAGAGATCCAGTTTATGGATGTGTAGGGGCCATATCTTTCTTGCAGAACCAGGTTTCTGAGCTTCAAATGCAGCTCGCTGTGGCTCAAGCTGAGATACTTTGCATCCAGATGCAACACCAAGTCCAAGACCCCATGCTTCAACAGCTTCCCAACCCCACTCCAACCACCGTACACGGCGGTGCCACCGCCTCTCAGTTGTTAGACGACCAACTCCACTATGACAAACCCTTTCTCCTCCACAATCATCATCAGTTCATTAATTCTACTACCAATGTAATTCATGATCAATATTCTGTCAAGAGAGAGACCATCTTTGGAGACATGGTTTCTTAA